In Candidatus Hydrogenedentota bacterium, a single window of DNA contains:
- a CDS encoding prepilin-type N-terminal cleavage/methylation domain-containing protein, with amino-acid sequence MPCAAARGSVRGLSLVEMLVAMAIFIVLLAGVSLLFSGAIDAVRSGYVNQEAFERARSSMTVLERDLSSAFTAREFGDYYAFYGGPRGFSFVGVIDTGALARVTYVAHPTADAIRYESSYAEKYGVLYERAKYQGGMQLVARFVAMVLPDLQVAFPGLSHADAVNPKPDPGDATTWNLPLLDYMLEFDPVVVETQSIVRFVETGRNDLNTFEVMRPDGSRLAWPVLSRFEPADDTFNANDPDNLRLYLMMLDGLNPRILEYDTLPLDNESLPGILGGVNDTTDLRVVMQQYYPQLRAFSSDHVDGIIQAKRRELWLRMLAGEPGLPQFWGDINIPADPRPKAEHYVLAENILYRMYDPRLSDFDLSGSPPLFTYWIAVDKEPKPAYFNDVRLIPFYTDFVARVTANPSSAQVLDALLLMDQGVNGTGGLVSVFASRTPSLAVEGMPLAPRLPAFIGAGFWVATPSRWVNSKDFLRWFAAEVNVPAAAGRDMQSVLMRREQL; translated from the coding sequence ATGCCCTGCGCGGCCGCGCGCGGTTCCGTGCGCGGCTTGTCGCTGGTTGAAATGCTGGTCGCCATGGCGATCTTCATCGTCCTGCTGGCCGGCGTTTCGCTCCTGTTCAGCGGCGCGATCGACGCCGTGCGCTCCGGCTACGTGAACCAGGAGGCCTTCGAGCGCGCGCGCAGCAGCATGACCGTGCTCGAACGCGACCTGAGCAGCGCCTTTACCGCGCGCGAATTCGGCGACTACTACGCCTTCTACGGCGGCCCGCGCGGTTTCAGCTTCGTCGGCGTCATCGACACCGGCGCGCTGGCCCGCGTCACCTACGTGGCCCATCCCACCGCCGACGCGATCCGCTACGAAAGCTCCTATGCAGAGAAATACGGGGTGCTCTACGAACGCGCGAAATACCAGGGCGGCATGCAGCTCGTTGCGCGCTTCGTCGCCATGGTCCTTCCCGACCTGCAGGTGGCGTTTCCCGGCCTCTCGCATGCCGACGCCGTCAACCCGAAGCCCGACCCCGGCGACGCAACGACCTGGAATCTCCCGCTGTTGGACTACATGCTCGAATTCGACCCGGTAGTCGTTGAGACGCAATCCATCGTGCGCTTTGTCGAGACCGGCCGGAACGACCTGAACACCTTCGAGGTCATGCGTCCCGACGGTTCGCGCCTGGCCTGGCCCGTGCTGAGCCGGTTTGAGCCCGCGGACGACACCTTCAACGCGAACGACCCGGACAACCTGCGCCTGTACCTGATGATGCTGGACGGCCTGAACCCGAGAATCCTCGAATATGATACGCTGCCCCTGGATAACGAGTCCTTGCCGGGCATCCTGGGCGGGGTGAACGATACGACGGATCTGCGCGTGGTGATGCAGCAGTACTATCCGCAATTGCGCGCGTTTTCCAGCGACCACGTCGACGGGATCATCCAGGCGAAACGCCGGGAACTGTGGCTGCGCATGCTGGCCGGCGAGCCGGGCCTGCCCCAGTTCTGGGGCGATATCAACATTCCTGCCGACCCGCGGCCCAAGGCCGAGCATTACGTGCTCGCGGAAAACATCCTCTACCGCATGTACGACCCGCGCCTCTCCGACTTCGACCTTTCCGGCAGCCCGCCCTTGTTTACCTACTGGATCGCGGTCGACAAGGAGCCGAAACCGGCCTATTTCAACGACGTGCGCCTGATCCCCTTCTACACGGATTTTGTGGCGAGAGTCACGGCCAACCCGTCTTCCGCGCAGGTGCTCGATGCGCTGCTGCTCATGGACCAGGGCGTGAACGGCACCGGCGGCCTGGTTTCGGTGTTTGCATCGCGGACGCCGTCCCTGGCGGTAGAGGGCATGCCGCTGGCGCCGCGGCTGCCGGCTTTCATCGGCGCGGGTTTCTGGGTGGCCACGCCGAGCCGCTGGGTGAACTCGAAGGACTTCCTGCGCTGGTTCGCTGCGGAGGTTAATGTGCCCGCCGCGGCAGGACGGGACATGCAGTCGGTGTTGATGCGCCGGGAGCAGTTATGA